A DNA window from Sulfitobacter noctilucicola contains the following coding sequences:
- the carB gene encoding carbamoyl-phosphate synthase large subunit, giving the protein MPKRTDIQSIMIIGAGPIVIGQACEFDYSGAQACKALKEEGYRVILVNSNPATIMTDPGLADATYIEPITPEIVAKIIEKERPDALLPTMGGQTGLNTSLALEEMGVLEKFGVEMIGAKREAIEMAEDRKLFRDAMDRLGIENPKATICTAPLDTNGKKDLAAGVALALQDLEEIGLPAIIRPAFTMGGTGGGVAYNREDYEFFCRSGMDASPVGQILIDESLLGWKEFEMEVVRDTADNAIIVCSIENVDPMGVHTGDSITVAPALTLTDKEYQIMRNHSIAVLREIGVETGGSNVQWAVNPADGRMVVIEMNPRVSRSSALASKATGFPIAKIAAKLAVGFTLDELDNDITGVTPASFEPTIDYVVTKIPKFAFEKFPGSEPYLTTAMKSVGEAMSIGRTIHESLQKALASMEQGLTGFDEIDIPGAPDSAAIVKAISKQTPDRLLTIAQAMRHGMTNDEIHGVTMFDPWFLDRIREIIDAEERVRAEGLPLDEAGLRKLKMMGFTDARLATLTGRDEDNIRRARHNLGVTAVFKRIDTCAAEFEAQTPYMYSTYEAPMMGDVECEARPSDRKKVVILGGGPNRIGQGIEFDYCCCHACYALTDAGYETIMVNCNPETVSTDYDTSDRLYFEPLTFEHVMEIMRVEQENGTLHGVIVQFGGQTPLKLANALQEAGIPILGTTPDAIDLAEDRERFQQLVQQLGLKQPHNGIASTDAEALKIAEEIGFPLVIRPSYVLGGRAMEIVRDMASLERYISSAVVVSGDSPVLLDSYLSGAVELDVDALCDGKDVHVAGIMQHIEEAGVHSGDSACSLPPYSLPQDIIDEVTKQTKALALALNVVGLMNIQFAVKDGEVYLIEVNPRASRTVPFVAKATDSAIASIAARIMAGEPLSNFPLRAPYPEQSAYSDTLPLGDPMTLANPNMPWFSVKEAVLPFARFPGVDTLLGPEMRSTGEVMGWDRDFPRAFLKAQMGAGTMLPRTGTAFVSIKDMDKTDDMLAAAHILIEQSFTIVATRGTAAWLVDNGIPATTTNKVYEGRPDITDMMKDGAVHLVLNTTEGAQAVEDSKSIRSIALFDKIPYYTTAAGAYAAALAIKAQAEDEIGVKALQG; this is encoded by the coding sequence ATGCCAAAGCGTACCGACATCCAATCGATCATGATCATTGGCGCGGGTCCCATCGTTATCGGACAAGCCTGCGAGTTTGACTACTCCGGCGCACAGGCCTGCAAAGCACTGAAAGAGGAAGGCTACCGTGTCATCCTCGTCAACTCCAATCCGGCCACGATCATGACCGATCCGGGCCTGGCAGATGCAACCTACATCGAGCCCATTACACCTGAAATTGTCGCCAAGATCATCGAGAAAGAGCGCCCTGACGCGTTGCTCCCGACCATGGGCGGCCAGACCGGTCTGAACACTTCCCTCGCCCTAGAAGAGATGGGTGTGCTTGAGAAATTCGGTGTTGAGATGATCGGTGCCAAGCGCGAAGCCATTGAAATGGCCGAAGATCGCAAGCTTTTCCGCGATGCGATGGACCGGCTGGGCATCGAGAACCCCAAAGCGACCATTTGCACCGCTCCGTTGGATACCAACGGCAAAAAAGACCTTGCCGCTGGCGTGGCGCTGGCATTGCAAGACCTCGAAGAAATCGGCCTGCCCGCCATCATCCGCCCTGCGTTTACCATGGGCGGCACCGGCGGCGGCGTGGCGTACAACCGCGAAGACTACGAATTCTTCTGCCGTTCCGGCATGGACGCCTCTCCGGTTGGCCAGATCCTGATCGACGAATCGCTTTTGGGTTGGAAAGAGTTCGAGATGGAGGTCGTACGCGATACCGCTGACAACGCCATCATCGTCTGCTCTATCGAAAACGTGGACCCGATGGGCGTGCACACAGGTGATTCCATCACCGTGGCCCCGGCGCTGACCCTGACCGACAAAGAATACCAGATCATGCGCAACCACTCGATCGCCGTCCTGCGCGAGATCGGCGTGGAAACCGGCGGTTCCAACGTCCAATGGGCCGTGAACCCCGCTGATGGCCGCATGGTCGTGATTGAGATGAACCCGCGTGTGTCGCGCTCATCCGCGCTGGCCTCAAAAGCGACCGGTTTCCCAATTGCCAAGATCGCCGCCAAACTCGCCGTGGGCTTTACACTCGATGAATTGGACAACGACATCACCGGCGTCACGCCAGCCAGCTTTGAGCCGACAATCGACTATGTTGTCACCAAAATCCCGAAATTCGCCTTTGAAAAGTTCCCCGGCTCAGAACCCTATCTGACAACAGCGATGAAGTCCGTGGGCGAGGCCATGTCCATCGGCCGCACCATCCACGAGAGCCTGCAAAAAGCGCTGGCATCCATGGAACAGGGCCTTACCGGATTTGACGAAATCGATATTCCCGGCGCGCCAGATTCCGCCGCCATTGTCAAAGCGATCAGCAAACAGACCCCCGACCGCCTTCTGACTATCGCGCAAGCCATGCGCCACGGCATGACCAACGATGAAATCCATGGCGTCACCATGTTCGACCCGTGGTTCCTTGACCGCATCCGCGAGATTATCGATGCCGAAGAACGCGTGCGGGCCGAAGGTCTGCCGCTTGATGAGGCCGGGCTGAGAAAACTCAAGATGATGGGCTTCACCGATGCGCGGCTCGCCACTCTTACAGGCCGCGACGAAGACAACATCCGCCGTGCGCGCCACAACCTCGGCGTGACCGCAGTGTTCAAACGGATCGACACTTGCGCTGCCGAGTTCGAAGCGCAAACACCTTACATGTATTCAACTTACGAAGCCCCGATGATGGGTGACGTAGAATGCGAGGCCCGCCCCTCCGACCGCAAAAAAGTCGTCATCTTGGGCGGTGGTCCAAACCGCATCGGTCAGGGCATCGAATTCGACTACTGCTGCTGCCATGCATGCTATGCGCTGACGGACGCGGGCTACGAGACGATCATGGTCAATTGTAACCCAGAGACCGTCTCGACCGACTATGACACTTCTGACCGGCTCTATTTCGAGCCACTCACGTTTGAGCACGTCATGGAAATCATGCGGGTCGAGCAGGAAAACGGTACCCTCCATGGCGTTATCGTACAGTTCGGCGGCCAGACACCGCTTAAACTCGCCAATGCACTGCAAGAAGCAGGTATCCCGATCCTCGGCACCACGCCTGACGCAATTGATCTGGCAGAAGACCGCGAGCGTTTCCAACAGCTTGTCCAGCAACTTGGCCTGAAACAGCCGCATAACGGCATCGCCTCGACAGATGCCGAGGCACTGAAAATCGCCGAAGAAATCGGTTTTCCCCTTGTGATCCGCCCCTCCTACGTCCTTGGTGGCCGCGCCATGGAAATCGTGCGCGACATGGCCAGCCTTGAACGCTACATCTCCTCTGCCGTGGTTGTCTCTGGCGACAGCCCGGTGCTGCTCGACAGCTACCTCTCGGGCGCTGTTGAACTCGACGTTGACGCGCTGTGTGACGGCAAGGACGTGCACGTTGCGGGCATCATGCAACACATCGAAGAGGCGGGCGTTCACTCCGGCGACAGCGCTTGTTCGCTGCCACCCTATTCCCTGCCCCAAGACATCATCGACGAAGTCACCAAGCAAACCAAAGCTTTGGCGCTTGCCCTTAATGTTGTTGGTCTGATGAACATCCAGTTCGCGGTCAAAGACGGCGAGGTTTACCTGATCGAAGTGAACCCCCGCGCCTCGCGCACAGTACCCTTTGTCGCCAAAGCCACCGACTCAGCCATCGCCAGCATCGCCGCTCGCATCATGGCAGGTGAGCCGCTCAGCAACTTCCCGCTGCGGGCACCCTACCCTGAGCAGTCGGCCTACTCCGACACGCTGCCCTTGGGTGATCCGATGACGCTCGCGAATCCAAATATGCCATGGTTCTCGGTAAAAGAGGCTGTGCTCCCGTTTGCGCGTTTCCCTGGCGTCGACACGCTGCTTGGTCCCGAGATGCGTTCAACTGGCGAAGTCATGGGCTGGGATCGCGACTTTCCACGCGCATTCCTCAAGGCACAGATGGGAGCAGGTACCATGCTGCCGCGCACCGGAACGGCCTTTGTGTCGATCAAGGACATGGACAAAACTGATGATATGCTGGCAGCTGCCCACATCCTGATCGAACAATCTTTCACTATTGTTGCAACGCGCGGCACAGCGGCCTGGCTTGTGGATAACGGCATCCCTGCCACCACCACCAACAAGGTATACGAAGGGCGCCCGGACATCACCGACATGATGAAAGACGGCGCTGTTCATCTTGTCCTCAATACCACCGAAGGCGCGCAAGCGGTTGAGGACAGCAAGTCCATCCGCTCCATCGCACTGTTCGACAAGATCCCGTACTACACCACTGCCGCTGGTGCCTATGCAGCCGCATTGGCGATTAAAGCGCAAGCCGAAGACGAGATCGGCGTGAAAGCACTGCAGGGGTAA
- a CDS encoding LysR family transcriptional regulator, with the protein MDISAQMLIFATVVDQGSISAAARSVGQTPSAVSKQIGLLEDHVHYRLLHRTRTGVSPTQEGEEFYRKCKAMAEKFHEAQDHISNLDGTPRGKLMIASTVAFGKSQLIPALPKFMDANPQVEVSLDLTDRVVDLQADGFDAAICFAEQRKNPDIVVRRLMASRRVLCAAPSYLERRGMPETFTDLAKHNCLRVSDDSGRNGWRSTDAGGGQVLEVQGSFEGNSTDVIFRAALAGLGIARLPFYMAGESFKSGELVHVLPEYAPPSTDIVVMFAERRNLAPKTRTLIDFLVKEFRDRPKD; encoded by the coding sequence ATGGATATTTCAGCGCAGATGCTCATATTTGCGACGGTTGTCGATCAGGGAAGCATCTCTGCGGCGGCGCGTTCGGTCGGGCAAACCCCGTCTGCTGTTAGCAAGCAGATCGGTTTGTTGGAGGACCATGTGCATTACCGCCTGCTGCACAGGACAAGAACAGGTGTTTCCCCAACCCAGGAGGGAGAAGAGTTCTACCGCAAATGCAAAGCGATGGCCGAAAAGTTTCATGAGGCCCAAGACCACATTTCGAACCTTGATGGCACACCGCGCGGTAAATTAATGATCGCCTCTACCGTGGCTTTCGGAAAATCCCAGCTGATTCCGGCGCTGCCCAAATTCATGGATGCGAACCCGCAGGTTGAGGTGTCGCTTGATCTGACGGACCGTGTTGTTGATCTACAGGCGGACGGGTTTGACGCGGCCATTTGCTTTGCCGAGCAGCGCAAGAACCCCGATATCGTTGTACGTCGTCTGATGGCAAGCCGGCGCGTTCTATGTGCGGCACCTTCCTATCTGGAACGTCGAGGGATGCCGGAAACTTTTACGGATCTGGCAAAACATAATTGCCTTAGGGTCTCGGATGACAGTGGGCGAAACGGGTGGCGCAGCACCGATGCCGGAGGCGGGCAGGTTCTGGAAGTGCAGGGCAGTTTCGAAGGCAACAGCACCGACGTGATCTTTCGTGCGGCCCTCGCAGGGCTCGGGATTGCGCGCTTGCCGTTCTATATGGCGGGCGAGAGCTTTAAGTCAGGGGAGCTTGTCCACGTTCTGCCCGAGTATGCGCCGCCCAGCACAGACATTGTCGTGATGTTTGCAGAAAGGCGTAATCTTGCGCCTAAGACGCGCACACTGATCGACTTCCTCGTCAAAGAATTTCGTGACCGGCCTAAAGATTAA
- a CDS encoding DUF1127 domain-containing protein — MAISISRNGSAAVLDAGRTFFNQKREQIARGFAGYAVYRRTRSELASLSDRSLADLGIARSNIRRMALEAAYGV; from the coding sequence ATGGCAATATCAATTTCGAGAAACGGATCAGCCGCTGTTCTGGACGCTGGCCGCACGTTTTTTAATCAAAAGCGTGAGCAAATCGCGCGCGGCTTTGCCGGTTACGCAGTTTACCGTAGGACACGAAGCGAGTTGGCATCATTATCCGATCGCAGCCTTGCGGACCTGGGCATCGCACGCAGCAATATCAGAAGAATGGCTTTGGAGGCGGCGTATGGCGTTTAA
- a CDS encoding DUF1127 domain-containing protein produces MAFNSHIAETGSNASGSSLSAIFDFIKALPRKVASQVRAGTRAMQQARMIGILSSMTDAQLAQVGITRAEIPQHALKMLSDGFGEPEQ; encoded by the coding sequence ATGGCGTTTAACTCACACATCGCAGAGACAGGCAGCAACGCGTCTGGATCATCCCTCTCCGCCATCTTTGATTTCATCAAAGCTCTTCCGCGCAAGGTCGCCTCGCAGGTTCGTGCTGGTACGCGCGCAATGCAGCAGGCACGCATGATCGGCATTCTGTCCAGTATGACCGATGCACAACTCGCGCAGGTCGGCATCACCAGAGCTGAAATTCCGCAGCATGCGTTGAAAATGCTCTCGGATGGGTTTGGAGAGCCGGAGCAGTAA
- a CDS encoding GNAT family N-acetyltransferase: MSRRATIPNIVVRRLYPSDQEEILSHFRRLDGPSRRARFCGAIKDEGVIRYVANIFSDSSILCGAFIDGHLRGVVELRGVSHFWASTAEAAFTVEAGWQNAGMGDALFDHIIAIARNRRVARIQMSCLKENLPMQHLAMKHNATLEYDCDIVEAVLRPNRPSPSSVAKEIIGEFERFGQIARRYAATHSSAAN, encoded by the coding sequence ATGAGCCGTAGAGCCACCATTCCGAATATCGTCGTGCGGCGACTTTATCCTTCAGACCAAGAGGAAATTCTCAGCCATTTCCGGCGGCTTGATGGCCCGTCGCGGCGTGCGCGATTTTGCGGTGCGATCAAAGACGAAGGTGTCATCCGGTATGTCGCCAACATCTTTTCAGATTCGAGCATCTTATGTGGTGCGTTTATCGACGGACATTTGCGAGGCGTGGTTGAATTGCGTGGCGTCAGCCATTTTTGGGCCTCCACCGCCGAAGCAGCGTTCACTGTCGAGGCCGGATGGCAGAATGCGGGCATGGGTGACGCACTGTTTGATCACATCATTGCAATCGCCCGCAATCGTCGAGTGGCGCGGATTCAGATGAGCTGTCTGAAAGAGAACCTACCGATGCAGCACTTGGCTATGAAGCATAACGCGACGCTTGAGTATGACTGTGACATTGTTGAAGCGGTACTGCGCCCGAACCGTCCCAGTCCGTCATCTGTCGCGAAAGAAATCATCGGCGAATTTGAACGCTTCGGCCAGATTGCCCGCCGGTACGCAGCCACCCACTCCTCTGCGGCAAACTGA
- a CDS encoding beta-ketoacyl-ACP synthase III — protein sequence MYTPAITGTGVFTPDQVITNAELVESFNAYADLYNAENAAAIEAGDLPAKEHSSEGFIYKASGIEQRYVIDKEGILDPKVMHPLLRQRSDEEPGLMAEMALDAAKKALKAAGKTAQDVDAVICAASNLERAYPAVAIEIQDLLGINGFAFDMNVACSSATFGIQAAADMIRSGSIRSALVVNPEICSAHLEWRDRDCHFIFGDVATAVLMERAEDATGTYFEIKSTRCATEFSNNIRNNNGFLRRSRPDGVADRRDMQFMQNGRKVFKEVLPMVSEHIANHMADNDVEADDLKRVWLHQANKSMNDFIGKKVLGRTPEPGEQPNILQDYANTSSAGSIIAFSKYSSDLKDGDTGLICSFGAGYSVGSVIVQKHG from the coding sequence ATGTATACACCCGCCATCACCGGCACCGGCGTTTTCACACCGGATCAGGTCATCACCAATGCTGAACTGGTCGAATCGTTCAACGCTTACGCAGACCTCTACAATGCCGAAAATGCTGCCGCTATCGAGGCAGGTGACCTGCCCGCCAAAGAGCATTCTTCCGAAGGGTTCATTTATAAGGCCAGCGGGATTGAGCAGCGTTATGTCATTGACAAAGAAGGCATTCTTGACCCGAAGGTGATGCACCCTCTTTTGCGCCAACGCAGCGATGAAGAGCCTGGTCTGATGGCCGAGATGGCGCTGGACGCTGCGAAAAAGGCGCTGAAAGCCGCCGGCAAAACGGCACAAGACGTGGATGCCGTGATCTGCGCGGCCTCAAATCTTGAGCGCGCCTACCCCGCCGTAGCCATCGAAATACAGGATCTCTTGGGTATCAACGGTTTTGCGTTCGATATGAACGTCGCCTGTTCGTCGGCAACCTTTGGCATTCAGGCCGCCGCTGACATGATACGAAGCGGCTCCATCCGCTCTGCACTGGTCGTCAATCCCGAGATTTGTTCCGCGCATCTGGAATGGCGTGACCGCGATTGCCACTTCATTTTCGGCGATGTGGCAACTGCCGTGCTCATGGAACGTGCGGAAGACGCGACAGGCACCTATTTCGAAATCAAATCAACACGCTGCGCGACGGAGTTCTCGAACAACATTCGCAACAACAACGGCTTCCTGCGCCGCTCTCGCCCTGATGGTGTGGCGGACAGACGCGACATGCAGTTCATGCAGAACGGTCGCAAAGTGTTCAAGGAGGTGTTGCCGATGGTATCGGAGCATATCGCGAACCATATGGCAGATAACGATGTTGAGGCTGATGATTTGAAACGCGTCTGGTTGCATCAGGCCAACAAGTCCATGAACGACTTTATCGGCAAAAAGGTCCTTGGCCGCACGCCGGAACCGGGTGAACAGCCGAACATCCTTCAGGATTACGCGAACACCTCTTCCGCAGGGTCGATTATCGCCTTTTCCAAGTATTCAAGTGATCTGAAAGACGGCGATACCGGACTGATCTGTTCGTTCGGGGCGGGATATTCTGTCGGGTCGGTGATCGTGCAAAAGCATGGCTAG
- the arsH gene encoding arsenical resistance protein ArsH: MTDSLPALRADALPQIDVDALKAADDPGHKPRILLLYGSLRAESYSRKAAEEAARILEHLGCETRMFDPAGLPLPDSVEPDHPKVVELRELAVWSEGMVWSSPERHGAMTGIMKCQIDWLPLSLQGGIRPTQGKTLAVMQVSGGSQSFNAVNQMRILGRWMRMVTIPNQSSIPKAWLEFSGDGRLPDGPFYARVVDVMEELVKFTWLVRGRADYMVDRYSERVESADEVHKRVSSKSS; this comes from the coding sequence GTGACTGACAGCCTGCCCGCTTTGCGCGCGGATGCGTTGCCGCAAATTGATGTGGATGCGCTCAAGGCTGCGGATGATCCGGGACACAAGCCGCGGATACTTCTTCTTTACGGCTCACTAAGGGCTGAAAGCTATTCCCGCAAAGCTGCAGAAGAGGCCGCGCGCATTCTTGAACATTTGGGCTGTGAGACCCGGATGTTTGATCCCGCCGGACTGCCGTTGCCTGATAGCGTAGAGCCTGACCACCCCAAAGTTGTCGAACTGCGCGAGCTTGCGGTCTGGTCCGAAGGTATGGTTTGGTCCAGCCCCGAGCGGCACGGGGCGATGACCGGTATCATGAAATGCCAGATCGACTGGCTGCCGCTGTCGCTCCAGGGTGGCATCCGGCCCACCCAGGGCAAGACACTGGCCGTTATGCAGGTCAGCGGCGGTTCGCAATCGTTCAATGCGGTGAACCAGATGCGCATACTGGGGCGCTGGATGAGGATGGTGACAATCCCGAATCAGTCCAGTATTCCCAAGGCTTGGCTTGAATTTAGTGGCGATGGCCGTTTGCCGGACGGTCCCTTCTACGCACGCGTCGTCGATGTGATGGAAGAGCTGGTGAAATTTACGTGGCTTGTTCGTGGGCGCGCTGACTATATGGTCGACCGCTACTCGGAGCGTGTCGAAAGTGCGGATGAGGTTCACAAGAGAGTGTCCTCCAAAAGCAGCTAG
- a CDS encoding thymidine kinase, with product MAKLYFHYSTMNAGKSTVLLQAAHNYVERGMVPYLLTAQFDGRAGEGRIASRIGIGEQADTYAPGEDLFAKLQARFAAGPCACVFVDEAQFLESEQVWQLARAVDDLDVPVMCFGLRVDFRGQLFPGSATLLALADEMREVRTICHCGKKATMVVRKGPDGNVVKDGAQVQIGGNETYVSLCRRHWRAEVGDS from the coding sequence ATGGCAAAACTCTATTTTCACTATTCCACAATGAACGCAGGCAAATCGACAGTTTTGCTGCAAGCAGCGCACAACTATGTGGAACGCGGCATGGTGCCGTATCTTCTGACGGCACAATTCGACGGTCGTGCCGGTGAAGGGCGGATCGCATCCCGCATCGGTATTGGCGAACAGGCGGATACATATGCGCCGGGTGAGGATTTGTTTGCAAAGCTTCAGGCGCGATTTGCCGCAGGGCCCTGTGCCTGCGTTTTTGTGGATGAAGCACAATTTCTGGAATCAGAGCAGGTCTGGCAGCTGGCGCGGGCGGTAGATGATCTGGATGTACCCGTCATGTGCTTTGGTTTGCGCGTGGATTTTCGCGGCCAGCTTTTTCCCGGTTCCGCCACCCTGTTGGCGCTGGCAGATGAAATGCGCGAAGTGCGTACCATCTGCCACTGCGGGAAAAAGGCGACAATGGTTGTCCGAAAAGGGCCCGATGGTAACGTTGTCAAAGACGGCGCTCAGGTCCAGATCGGGGGTAATGAAACGTATGTTTCACTTTGCAGACGCCATTGGCGCGCAGAAGTCGGCGATAGCTGA
- a CDS encoding tRNA-binding protein, translating into MAEIEFDDFMKVDVRVGTVIRAEPFPEARKPAIKLWIDFGGDIGERKTSAQITAHYEPEALVGRQVMAVVNFPPRQIGPFMSEVLVLGLPDASGEIVLLSPDRPVPDGGRMH; encoded by the coding sequence GTGGCTGAGATTGAATTTGATGACTTTATGAAGGTGGATGTGCGCGTCGGGACAGTGATCCGCGCAGAACCGTTTCCCGAAGCGCGCAAACCTGCGATCAAGCTTTGGATCGATTTTGGCGGCGACATCGGAGAGCGTAAAACATCCGCTCAGATCACCGCGCACTACGAACCGGAGGCGCTGGTGGGCCGACAAGTGATGGCTGTGGTGAACTTTCCACCACGCCAAATCGGACCTTTTATGTCAGAGGTGCTGGTGCTTGGTCTGCCGGACGCCAGCGGAGAGATCGTGCTTTTGTCGCCGGACCGACCGGTGCCTGACGGCGGGCGGATGCACTAA
- the proC gene encoding pyrroline-5-carboxylate reductase, which translates to MKDTRIAAQGLVLLGCGKMGSAMLAGWLARGLPPTSVWVVDPYPSDWLQAQGVHLNEDLPSEPAIVLVAVKPQMMADALPTLQAMGNGKTLFISVAAGTTIDYFEQTLGAKTPVVRAMPNTPAAISQGITAIVANSVAGKTALEEAELLLSAVGEVVRLEAEAQIDAVTGVSGSGPAYVFHMIEALAAAGEAQGLPAALAMQLAKATVAGAGALAMQAKETPSELRVNVTSPNGTTQAALEVLMDEAQGFPALMPRAVAAAADRSRELARG; encoded by the coding sequence ATGAAAGACACACGGATCGCTGCACAGGGCCTTGTCCTGCTGGGTTGTGGCAAGATGGGATCGGCGATGCTGGCAGGTTGGCTGGCGCGTGGTTTGCCTCCGACCTCTGTTTGGGTTGTTGACCCGTACCCGTCCGACTGGTTGCAAGCGCAGGGCGTGCATCTGAACGAGGACCTTCCGTCGGAGCCTGCGATTGTGCTGGTTGCAGTCAAACCACAGATGATGGCCGATGCCTTGCCGACCTTGCAGGCGATGGGGAATGGCAAAACGTTATTTATCAGCGTCGCCGCCGGAACAACCATCGACTACTTTGAACAGACTTTGGGTGCAAAGACACCAGTTGTGCGGGCGATGCCGAATACACCAGCCGCAATTTCGCAGGGTATTACGGCGATTGTCGCTAACTCCGTGGCCGGTAAAACAGCACTTGAGGAGGCAGAACTGCTCCTGAGTGCGGTGGGCGAAGTTGTAAGACTGGAGGCAGAAGCGCAGATCGATGCGGTCACAGGTGTCAGCGGTTCCGGTCCGGCTTACGTGTTTCATATGATCGAAGCGCTTGCTGCAGCGGGAGAGGCACAGGGCTTGCCCGCAGCGCTTGCGATGCAACTGGCCAAGGCGACCGTGGCAGGGGCCGGTGCGCTGGCCATGCAGGCAAAGGAAACACCCTCAGAGTTGCGTGTGAATGTGACGTCGCCCAATGGCACCACACAGGCGGCTCTTGAGGTGCTGATGGACGAGGCGCAGGGCTTTCCCGCGTTGATGCCCCGTGCCGTCGCTGCTGCTGCTGACCGCTCAAGGGAGCTTGCCCGTGGCTGA
- a CDS encoding YbjN domain-containing protein yields MALTEQYLEEDIHPIDIVETLAAYHEWDFDRISDEQIAMAVEGQWRTYSITLAWSAYDETLRLICTFELDPPEAKMAGLYELLNLVNDQCWAGAFTYWAEQKLMVYRYGLVCAGGHDASAEQIDTMIGAAVMSAERYYPALQLQVWGDKTPQEALQVAIAEAYGRA; encoded by the coding sequence ATGGCCCTGACCGAGCAATACCTTGAAGAAGATATTCATCCCATTGATATCGTCGAGACTTTGGCAGCCTATCACGAGTGGGACTTCGACCGCATATCTGACGAACAGATTGCCATGGCAGTCGAAGGCCAGTGGCGGACCTATTCGATCACGCTTGCATGGTCCGCTTACGACGAAACACTGCGACTGATTTGCACATTCGAGCTTGATCCGCCAGAGGCCAAGATGGCGGGGCTGTATGAGTTGCTGAACCTTGTGAACGATCAATGCTGGGCCGGTGCCTTTACCTATTGGGCCGAGCAGAAACTGATGGTCTATCGCTACGGGCTTGTTTGCGCAGGTGGCCACGATGCCAGTGCAGAGCAGATCGACACCATGATCGGTGCCGCTGTCATGTCAGCAGAGCGCTACTATCCTGCGCTGCAGCTTCAGGTCTGGGGGGATAAAACCCCGCAAGAAGCGCTTCAGGTCGCCATTGCAGAGGCTTACGGGCGGGCGTAA
- a CDS encoding accessory factor UbiK family protein has protein sequence MQTRNKFFDDMSQMMTNAMGVAQGAKDEAENAMKGLMDRWLADRDFVTREEFDAVRAMAQKAREENEALKARLEKLEAK, from the coding sequence ATGCAGACCCGCAACAAGTTTTTTGACGATATGTCGCAGATGATGACCAATGCCATGGGTGTGGCGCAAGGGGCCAAGGACGAAGCCGAAAACGCCATGAAAGGTCTGATGGACCGCTGGTTGGCAGACCGCGACTTTGTCACCCGCGAAGAGTTCGACGCCGTACGCGCCATGGCGCAAAAAGCGCGTGAAGAGAATGAAGCGTTGAAAGCGCGACTCGAAAAGCTAGAAGCAAAGTAA
- the lgt gene encoding prolipoprotein diacylglyceryl transferase has translation MNALIPFPNISPEVFSVSLFGIDFALRWYALAYIVGILLGWRLVLRAAATPRLWPDNKPVMTKGQIEDLLFWIILGVILGGRLGYVLFYQAGYYLTNPLRILQLWEGGMSFHGGAIGVILAAFFYTKRYNIPTISAGDLVALGLAPGLLLGRIANFINAELWGRPTDLLWGVAFPTQAAQYCPDVVGVCARHPSQLYEAMLEGLVLGGLLIWMAWRRGAFKREGLMMGTFLAGYGAARFFVEFFRQPDAQFISDGNPLGLALHSGGYGLTMGQLLCIPMILVGVFFILRARRTA, from the coding sequence ATGAACGCGCTCATCCCCTTTCCGAATATATCACCCGAAGTTTTCTCCGTATCGCTTTTCGGGATAGACTTCGCGCTGCGCTGGTATGCGTTGGCTTATATCGTCGGCATTCTACTGGGGTGGCGGCTGGTGTTGCGTGCTGCCGCGACGCCGCGCCTGTGGCCGGACAACAAGCCCGTAATGACAAAGGGCCAGATCGAGGATCTTCTGTTCTGGATCATCCTCGGCGTTATTCTTGGTGGGCGCCTAGGGTATGTGCTGTTCTATCAGGCCGGATACTATCTGACGAACCCGCTTCGCATTCTGCAACTTTGGGAAGGCGGCATGTCTTTCCACGGTGGGGCCATCGGTGTCATCCTCGCTGCCTTCTTCTACACCAAGCGGTATAATATCCCGACAATCTCTGCCGGTGATCTGGTGGCGCTTGGCCTTGCACCGGGATTGCTGTTGGGCCGTATTGCCAATTTCATCAACGCAGAGCTTTGGGGGCGTCCGACCGACCTGCTTTGGGGTGTAGCCTTCCCTACGCAGGCCGCGCAGTATTGTCCCGATGTTGTGGGGGTCTGCGCCCGCCATCCATCCCAGCTCTACGAGGCGATGCTTGAAGGTTTGGTTTTGGGTGGCCTCCTGATCTGGATGGCTTGGCGGCGCGGCGCGTTCAAAAGAGAAGGCCTGATGATGGGCACCTTTCTGGCAGGCTACGGTGCCGCGCGGTTCTTTGTTGAGTTCTTCCGTCAGCCCGATGCGCAGTTCATCTCTGACGGCAACCCGCTCGGACTTGCGCTGCACTCAGGTGGATACGGGCTGACAATGGGGCAGCTTTTGTGCATCCCGATGATCCTGGTTGGTGTATTCTTCATCCTGAGGGCCCGCCGCACAGCATGA